From a single Nostoc edaphicum CCNP1411 genomic region:
- a CDS encoding amino acid permease, translating into MVPIKTVLQDSEQVTRLFSHLEFDGKKLNHQPGSVLGSTALIAGTTVGAGILALPAVTLPSGIVPSTSGLIAVWLYALVSGLLVAEVTLNMMRAEGLPSIGFLGVVEKILGKLGARIAGSAYLFMHYALLVAYVTKGGEILGAAAAKVWGVQILPTWVGTTTFTLLFGGIMYLGREKFIEKLNSAFVGIVIVSFLGLLFLAGGNIQSTQLVFQDWSALGSAISVMSVALFFQNVVPLVVTQLEGDAGKIRQSIFIGSVIPLIMFLAWNAVILGSVSPDMLYSASDGTSVFDPLQILRAGGAGEWLGVLVSIFSEFAIATSFIGFVYGLLDLFKDIFLLAQGGLSRRFPLYSLVLFPPMTLGTLNPSIFFTALDYTGTFSISVLGGIMPALMSWKQRQEQENLDSINQPLVPGGKVTLIVMIGVALAMMGRQILSIYHQ; encoded by the coding sequence ATGGTTCCCATAAAGACTGTTCTCCAAGATTCAGAGCAAGTCACTCGGTTGTTTTCTCATCTCGAATTTGATGGAAAAAAACTCAATCACCAACCGGGTAGTGTCTTGGGAAGTACTGCATTGATTGCGGGAACTACCGTTGGGGCTGGGATTCTCGCCCTACCAGCCGTTACCCTGCCGTCTGGTATTGTGCCATCCACATCTGGACTAATTGCTGTTTGGCTCTACGCTTTAGTTTCAGGGTTACTGGTTGCAGAAGTTACTTTAAACATGATGCGAGCAGAAGGGCTTCCGAGTATAGGTTTTTTGGGAGTTGTTGAGAAAATCCTTGGTAAGCTGGGAGCGCGAATTGCAGGCAGTGCATATTTATTCATGCACTATGCTCTCTTGGTAGCATACGTCACCAAAGGTGGAGAGATTTTAGGAGCTGCGGCGGCAAAAGTCTGGGGTGTGCAGATATTGCCGACGTGGGTGGGAACAACGACTTTCACGCTCTTATTTGGTGGGATTATGTATCTTGGGCGAGAAAAGTTTATTGAGAAATTAAACAGCGCCTTTGTCGGAATTGTCATTGTTTCCTTCTTAGGACTATTATTTCTGGCAGGAGGGAACATTCAGAGTACTCAACTAGTATTTCAGGACTGGAGTGCCCTTGGTAGTGCCATTTCAGTAATGTCTGTGGCGCTATTTTTTCAAAACGTTGTGCCGCTGGTTGTGACGCAACTCGAAGGGGATGCTGGCAAAATTCGCCAGTCCATCTTTATTGGTTCTGTAATTCCTCTAATTATGTTCTTGGCGTGGAATGCCGTAATTTTAGGAAGCGTCAGTCCCGATATGCTATATAGCGCATCTGACGGTACAAGTGTTTTTGACCCACTGCAAATTCTCCGAGCAGGTGGGGCGGGGGAATGGTTAGGAGTGCTAGTATCCATTTTTTCAGAGTTTGCGATCGCAACATCATTTATTGGATTTGTGTATGGATTGCTAGATTTGTTCAAAGATATTTTTCTCCTTGCACAAGGTGGACTTTCTAGACGCTTCCCCCTCTATTCGCTGGTTCTTTTCCCTCCTATGACTCTCGGAACGCTTAATCCCAGCATCTTTTTTACTGCCTTAGATTACACTGGAACATTTAGTATCTCAGTTCTCGGTGGAATTATGCCGGCATTAATGAGTTGGAAGCAACGTCAAGAACAAGAAAACTTAGATAGCATAAATCAACCACTGGTTCCTGGTGGAAAGGTGACACTCATTGTCATGATTGGAGTAGCATTAGCCATGATGGGAAGACAAATTCTGTCAATTTACCATCAATAA
- a CDS encoding toxin-antitoxin system HicB family antitoxin, translating into MATLTIRLPDDKHNRLKELAQAKGISLNKLIEELSTIALAEFDAHTRFKAMAATGNPEEGLRILAKLDGLTE; encoded by the coding sequence ATGGCAACTTTAACTATTCGTTTACCAGACGATAAGCATAATAGATTGAAAGAACTGGCTCAAGCCAAAGGCATCAGTCTCAATAAATTGATTGAAGAACTTTCTACCATAGCTCTAGCAGAATTTGATGCCCATACAAGATTTAAAGCAATGGCTGCAACTGGCAACCCAGAAGAAGGCTTAAGAATACTGGCTAAACTTGATGGTCTGACAGAATAG
- a CDS encoding Uma2 family endonuclease, translating to MTYISQKTLTKEDFLCQYQDNPQYELADGEIIDMEPTGPHETVSGKVATQIGIHLVAEQLPWVIPRTCLIYPFADAATARRPDVVVLDETVLDREPLWEREPVITLGRSIKLVVEVVSTNWETDYARKVEEYALLGISEYWIVDYRGLGGVAFIGKPKQPTFTVCQLVEDTYTQQQYRLNQLIKSPLLPRLQLRLDDTLPR from the coding sequence ATGACATATATCTCCCAAAAAACCCTCACTAAAGAAGATTTTCTCTGCCAATATCAAGATAACCCCCAATATGAATTAGCAGACGGAGAAATAATTGACATGGAACCCACTGGCCCCCACGAAACGGTGAGTGGGAAAGTTGCAACCCAAATTGGCATACACCTTGTTGCAGAACAACTTCCCTGGGTTATTCCTCGCACTTGTTTAATTTACCCCTTCGCGGATGCAGCTACAGCTCGTCGTCCTGACGTTGTGGTTCTTGATGAAACCGTTCTCGACCGTGAACCCCTTTGGGAACGAGAACCTGTAATTACGCTGGGACGCTCAATTAAACTGGTGGTTGAAGTTGTTAGTACTAACTGGGAAACTGACTATGCACGCAAAGTTGAAGAGTATGCACTTTTAGGCATTTCTGAATATTGGATTGTAGATTATCGAGGATTGGGTGGAGTCGCATTTATTGGTAAACCTAAACAACCGACTTTCACTGTCTGTCAACTAGTTGAAGACACTTATACTCAACAGCAATATCGATTAAATCAATTAATAAAATCACCGCTTTTGCCCCGTCTTCAACTTCGCTTAGATGATACTCTTCCTCGTTGA
- a CDS encoding threo-3-hydroxy-L-aspartate ammonia-lyase, translating into MPQHNSVTITDVQAAQERILGIAHRTPVLTSTIVNDRTNSQVFFKCENFQRTGAFKFRGAYNALAQLSVAQKQTGVLTYLSGNHAQAIALAGKILNIPTTIVMPDDAPVVKQTATRGYGAEIILYNRQETNREELAQNLADERSLTLIPPYDHPHVVAGQGTTALELIQEVGELDLLLVCCGGGGLLSGCAIATKALLPNCKVIGVEPALADDATRSFHTKTLQTVKNPNTIADGARTPSLGQITFPLVLHYVDDMVTVSEKAILRTMFFLWERLKIVVEPTGVLAAAALLEGVVTAPEARVGVIISGGNVDLAQVGKLFSVGLD; encoded by the coding sequence ATGCCACAGCATAATTCTGTTACTATAACTGACGTGCAAGCAGCACAAGAGCGAATTTTGGGAATTGCCCACCGCACGCCTGTGCTGACTTCTACAATTGTTAACGATCGCACCAATAGCCAAGTATTCTTTAAATGCGAAAACTTTCAACGCACGGGGGCATTTAAATTTCGAGGTGCGTACAACGCCCTAGCCCAACTATCGGTAGCACAAAAGCAAACAGGTGTTCTCACCTATTTATCGGGAAATCATGCCCAAGCGATCGCCTTAGCTGGAAAAATCCTAAATATTCCCACCACCATTGTCATGCCTGATGATGCACCCGTTGTTAAACAAACTGCTACTCGTGGCTATGGTGCAGAGATAATTTTATACAATCGCCAAGAAACAAACCGAGAAGAATTAGCCCAAAATTTAGCAGATGAGCGCTCTTTGACACTCATTCCCCCTTACGATCATCCCCATGTAGTCGCAGGACAAGGGACAACTGCTTTAGAACTGATCCAAGAAGTTGGTGAGTTGGACTTATTATTAGTGTGTTGTGGTGGTGGTGGATTACTTTCAGGATGTGCGATCGCAACCAAAGCACTTTTACCCAATTGTAAAGTCATCGGAGTAGAACCAGCCCTTGCCGACGATGCTACCCGCTCCTTTCACACCAAAACCCTGCAAACAGTCAAGAATCCTAATACCATCGCCGATGGTGCGCGGACTCCTAGCCTTGGTCAAATTACTTTCCCCTTAGTGCTGCATTACGTTGATGATATGGTGACGGTATCTGAAAAAGCGATTCTTCGCACCATGTTTTTCTTATGGGAACGCCTGAAAATTGTCGTTGAACCCACTGGAGTCCTCGCCGCAGCAGCTTTACTCGAAGGTGTGGTGACAGCACCAGAGGCGAGAGTTGGTGTCATCATCAGCGGTGGAAATGTAGATTTGGCGCAAGTTGGTAAATTGTTTTCTGTGGGATTGGATTGA
- a CDS encoding SDR family NAD(P)-dependent oxidoreductase, whose amino-acid sequence MNKTSEIRQKKTALITGAASGIGYQLTQIFARHSYNLVLVDKNEEKLTEIINEFPQKFGIFVKILTKDLSIPTSPEEIFTELQQASIKIDVLVNNAGFGTYGAFSETDLNLELKMLQVNMVSLTHLTKLFLKDMVEQDYGKILNVASAAAFQPGPLMAVYFATKAYVLSFSEAIANELEGTGVSVTVLCPGPTASEFQQTAAMEDSKIANVNRMMDTATVANIGYRGLMKNKIVVVPGMRNKLLTESVRFTPRNLVTKVVRSMHELKKNR is encoded by the coding sequence ATGAATAAAACATCTGAAATTCGGCAAAAAAAAACTGCTCTAATTACAGGGGCGGCTAGTGGAATAGGCTATCAATTAACCCAGATTTTTGCTCGTCATAGTTATAATCTTGTGTTAGTCGATAAGAATGAAGAAAAGCTGACCGAAATTATAAATGAATTCCCGCAAAAGTTTGGCATTTTTGTGAAAATTCTTACTAAGGATTTATCTATACCAACATCGCCAGAAGAAATTTTCACAGAACTACAGCAAGCATCGATCAAGATTGATGTACTGGTTAACAATGCTGGCTTTGGTACTTACGGAGCATTTAGTGAAACAGACCTCAATCTTGAACTAAAAATGCTACAGGTCAATATGGTCAGCTTGACTCATTTAACTAAGTTATTCCTCAAAGATATGGTCGAGCAAGACTATGGAAAAATATTGAACGTTGCCTCAGCGGCTGCTTTTCAACCAGGGCCTTTAATGGCGGTTTATTTCGCTACAAAAGCTTATGTTTTATCATTTTCCGAAGCGATCGCTAATGAATTAGAGGGCACAGGTGTCAGCGTGACTGTTCTTTGTCCGGGGCCAACAGCATCAGAATTTCAACAAACTGCTGCAATGGAAGATTCCAAGATTGCTAACGTTAATAGAATGATGGATACGGCAACCGTTGCGAATATTGGTTATCGGGGCTTAATGAAAAATAAAATTGTTGTTGTTCCTGGGATGAGAAATAAGCTATTGACTGAAAGCGTAAGATTTACGCCCAGAAATTTAGTAACAAAGGTCGTGAGAAGTATGCACGAACTCAAAAAAAATAGGTAG
- a CDS encoding heavy-metal-associated domain-containing protein, with the protein MAIKLKVTNIKGDDCAKNITKSIQTMESDAKIDVDVNAKTVTVEAAASEESIKQIVQSAGYIIEGY; encoded by the coding sequence ATGGCAATTAAATTAAAAGTTACAAATATTAAAGGTGATGACTGTGCCAAGAATATAACTAAATCTATTCAGACTATGGAATCTGATGCCAAAATAGATGTGGACGTTAATGCAAAAACTGTAACTGTAGAAGCTGCGGCTTCTGAAGAGTCAATTAAACAGATAGTTCAATCTGCTGGTTATATTATCGAGGGCTATTAA
- the aroF gene encoding 3-deoxy-7-phosphoheptulonate synthase, with amino-acid sequence MIIILKSGTPVEEITRISQELSDTWKVTVEKSVGTHKVVLGLIGDTTSIDKLQVQEFSPWIEQVLRVQQPFKRVSREFRHGEASEVVVPTPNGDVYFGEHHPIVVVAGPCSVENEAMIVETAKRVKAAGAKFLRGGAYKPRTSPYAFQGYGESALDLLAAAREATGLGIVTELMDAADLSAVARTADIIQIGARNMHNFSLLKKVGAQDKPVLLKRGMSATIDEWLMAAEYILASGNPNVILCERGIRTFDGKYARNTLDLSVLPVLRSLTHLPIMIDPSHGTGRSEYVPSMAMAAIAAGTDALMIEVHPNPAKALSDGPQSLTPDKFDRLVQEMSIIGKVVDRWSTPTFNSINDSRILFTPELSK; translated from the coding sequence ATGATTATCATACTTAAAAGCGGTACACCTGTTGAGGAAATTACCCGCATTAGCCAAGAACTGAGTGACACTTGGAAAGTCACCGTAGAAAAAAGCGTTGGCACTCATAAAGTTGTCTTAGGGCTAATTGGTGATACCACTAGCATCGATAAGTTACAGGTTCAAGAATTCAGCCCTTGGATTGAGCAAGTATTGCGAGTACAACAACCTTTCAAGCGGGTAAGTCGAGAATTCCGACATGGAGAAGCCAGCGAAGTTGTTGTACCTACACCTAACGGTGATGTCTATTTCGGCGAACATCACCCTATCGTAGTGGTAGCCGGCCCTTGTTCCGTTGAAAATGAAGCGATGATTGTCGAAACCGCAAAGCGCGTCAAGGCAGCCGGAGCAAAGTTTCTCCGTGGCGGAGCCTATAAACCCCGCACTTCACCTTATGCCTTTCAAGGTTATGGTGAAAGCGCTTTAGATTTATTAGCAGCAGCGCGGGAAGCTACTGGTTTGGGTATCGTCACAGAATTGATGGATGCTGCCGATTTATCAGCAGTGGCGAGAACAGCTGACATAATCCAAATCGGAGCTAGGAATATGCATAACTTCTCGTTGCTCAAAAAGGTAGGCGCTCAAGATAAACCTGTGCTACTCAAGCGGGGGATGTCTGCGACAATTGACGAGTGGTTGATGGCAGCAGAATATATTTTGGCATCTGGAAACCCAAATGTAATTCTTTGTGAACGGGGAATCAGAACCTTTGATGGCAAATATGCCCGGAATACTTTAGATTTATCAGTGCTTCCGGTATTGCGATCGCTAACCCATTTACCGATTATGATTGATCCTAGTCATGGTACGGGTAGGTCTGAATATGTTCCATCAATGGCAATGGCTGCGATCGCAGCTGGTACAGATGCCTTAATGATTGAAGTTCACCCCAACCCAGCTAAGGCTTTATCCGATGGGCCTCAATCTCTCACCCCTGATAAATTTGACCGCTTAGTTCAAGAAATGTCAATTATAGGCAAAGTAGTTGATCGCTGGTCTACACCTACGTTTAATAGCATTAATGACAGCCGCATTCTCTTCACACCAGAACTATCAAAGTAG
- the trpD gene encoding anthranilate phosphoribosyltransferase → MIALTQIPPENTYISSEFYNWPALLQQLLNRQSLTVSQATDLMQGWLTDAIPHVLSGAILAAIQAKGVSAEELVGMARVLQSQSPVPSTQSPIPLIDTCGTGGDGASTFNISTAVAFVAAAAGVKVAKHGNRSASSKTGSADVLEALGINLNATPEKVQAAVGEVGITFLFAPGWHPALKAIATLRKTLKVRTVFNLLGPLVNPMRPTGQIIGVNDPLLLEEIAQALSQLGCQQAIALHGRERLDEAGLADVTDLAVLQDKKVRSLTLNPQELGLNFAPTAALRGGDVQENAEILKAVLQGKGTQAQQDVVALNTALALQVGEAIHGETDVLAGCIKGIVLAKEILQSGAAWTKLEQLAEFLR, encoded by the coding sequence ATGATAGCTTTAACTCAAATTCCACCTGAAAACACCTACATCTCTTCTGAGTTTTACAACTGGCCAGCTTTATTGCAACAGTTGTTAAATCGGCAATCGTTGACGGTTTCCCAAGCTACAGATTTGATGCAAGGTTGGCTCACAGATGCCATTCCCCATGTCCTATCAGGAGCAATTTTAGCCGCAATCCAAGCCAAAGGTGTCTCCGCAGAAGAATTAGTGGGCATGGCCAGGGTCTTACAATCCCAATCCCCAGTACCCAGTACCCAGTCCCCAATCCCTCTAATTGACACTTGTGGAACTGGTGGAGATGGCGCTTCAACTTTTAACATTTCGACTGCTGTCGCCTTTGTCGCCGCCGCCGCCGGAGTAAAAGTTGCTAAACATGGCAATCGTTCGGCATCTAGCAAGACCGGTTCGGCTGATGTACTGGAAGCTTTGGGTATAAATCTCAACGCCACTCCTGAAAAAGTGCAAGCCGCAGTAGGTGAAGTTGGAATTACCTTTTTGTTTGCTCCAGGTTGGCATCCTGCACTCAAAGCGATCGCTACTTTGCGAAAAACTTTGAAAGTGCGGACTGTTTTTAACTTACTCGGCCCGCTAGTAAATCCCATGCGTCCGACAGGGCAAATTATTGGTGTCAACGATCCGCTTTTACTAGAGGAAATCGCTCAAGCTTTATCGCAATTAGGATGTCAACAAGCGATCGCACTTCACGGACGGGAACGTTTAGATGAAGCTGGTTTAGCAGATGTCACCGACTTAGCTGTACTCCAAGATAAAAAAGTCCGTTCTCTAACGCTGAATCCTCAAGAACTTGGTTTGAATTTTGCCCCCACTGCGGCGTTACGCGGTGGAGATGTCCAAGAAAATGCCGAAATTTTGAAGGCAGTTCTCCAAGGTAAAGGTACTCAAGCGCAGCAAGATGTAGTCGCTTTAAATACAGCCCTAGCGCTCCAAGTTGGTGAAGCCATTCATGGGGAAACGGATGTTTTAGCCGGTTGTATTAAAGGTATTGTCCTTGCGAAGGAAATCCTGCAAAGCGGCGCAGCTTGGACAAAACTAGAACAACTTGCGGAATTTTTGCGCTAA
- the trpB gene encoding tryptophan synthase subunit beta, which translates to MVSIQDIKTATVQPDSLGRFGKFGGKYVPETLMPALSELEAAFHQYRNEPSFQAELQNLLRDYVGRPSPLYFAERLTTNYARPDGTGPQIYLKREDLNHTGAHKINNALAQVLLAKRMGKQRVIAETGAGQHGVATATVCARFGLRCVIYMGVHDMERQALNVFRMKLMGAEVHPVEAGTGTLKDATSEAIRDWVTNVETTHYILGSVAGPHPYPMIVRDFHAVIGVETRAQSQEKWGGLPDILLACVGGGSNAIGLFNEFVHESSVRLIGVEAAGEGVDTEKHAATLTKGKIGVLHGAMSYLLQDDDGQVIEAHSISAGLDYPGVGPEHSYLKDLGRAEYYSVTDKQALDAFQRLSQLEGIIPALETAHAIAYLETLCPQLKGNPRIVINCSGRGDKDVQTVAKVLIP; encoded by the coding sequence GTGGTAAGCATACAAGACATCAAAACTGCAACCGTTCAACCAGATTCTTTGGGCAGATTTGGAAAATTCGGCGGTAAATACGTCCCAGAAACCTTAATGCCTGCATTAAGTGAGTTAGAAGCAGCATTCCATCAATATCGCAACGAGCCGAGTTTCCAAGCAGAACTGCAAAACTTACTCCGTGACTATGTAGGACGACCCAGCCCATTATATTTTGCGGAACGCCTGACAACAAACTACGCTAGACCAGATGGCACTGGGCCACAAATTTATTTAAAGCGTGAAGATTTAAATCATACAGGCGCTCACAAAATTAATAATGCTTTAGCTCAGGTGTTGCTAGCTAAACGTATGGGCAAGCAACGGGTTATTGCAGAGACAGGTGCAGGACAACATGGCGTAGCGACTGCAACTGTATGTGCGCGGTTTGGTTTGAGATGTGTGATTTACATGGGTGTCCACGATATGGAACGCCAAGCCCTCAACGTGTTTCGGATGAAGTTGATGGGGGCAGAAGTTCATCCAGTAGAAGCGGGTACTGGCACTCTCAAAGATGCAACTTCCGAAGCAATTCGGGATTGGGTGACAAATGTGGAAACAACCCATTACATCTTGGGTTCTGTTGCCGGGCCTCATCCTTACCCGATGATTGTCCGTGACTTCCACGCGGTAATTGGTGTAGAAACTCGCGCTCAATCCCAGGAGAAATGGGGAGGATTACCAGATATTCTACTGGCTTGCGTGGGTGGAGGTTCTAATGCGATCGGCTTATTCAATGAATTTGTCCATGAATCTTCAGTGCGTCTAATTGGAGTTGAAGCGGCGGGTGAAGGTGTAGATACAGAAAAACACGCTGCTACCTTGACAAAAGGAAAAATAGGTGTATTGCATGGTGCAATGAGTTATTTACTGCAAGATGATGATGGTCAAGTCATCGAAGCCCATTCAATAAGTGCCGGATTGGATTATCCCGGCGTTGGCCCTGAGCATAGTTATTTAAAGGATCTTGGTCGCGCCGAATATTACAGCGTCACCGATAAACAGGCGTTAGATGCATTCCAAAGACTTTCGCAACTAGAAGGAATTATCCCAGCTTTGGAAACTGCTCATGCGATCGCATATCTCGAAACCCTTTGTCCTCAGTTAAAAGGCAATCCCCGCATCGTCATCAATTGCTCCGGTAGAGGCGACAAAGATGTGCAAACCGTCGCCAAAGTCCTTATTCCTTAA
- the trpA gene encoding tryptophan synthase subunit alpha — MTSISAHFQTLRDRQQCALIPFITAGDPNLKTTAEALRILDRNGADFIELGIPYSDPLADGPVIQAAATRALQKGTKLEQVLEMLEAVIPTMKAPIILFTYYNPILHRGIKTFLLKIAAAGVRGLVVPDLPLEEAEELIQTAASFGIEVILLVAPTSSKDRILAIARQSQGFIYLVSVTGVTGIRAQIQDRVKDLITDLRSVTDKPIGVGFGISAPEQAHQVMEWGADAVIVGSAFVKRLAEGSPTERLQAVEKFCQELKAAITPVSLQQVGSAK, encoded by the coding sequence ATGACTTCTATCTCCGCTCATTTTCAGACTTTACGCGATCGCCAACAGTGTGCTTTAATCCCTTTTATCACAGCAGGCGATCCTAACTTAAAAACCACTGCCGAAGCTTTACGTATCTTAGATCGCAACGGTGCTGACTTTATCGAGTTGGGCATTCCCTACTCCGATCCTCTCGCAGATGGGCCTGTAATTCAAGCAGCAGCAACTCGCGCTTTGCAAAAAGGCACGAAATTAGAGCAAGTGCTAGAGATGTTAGAAGCTGTAATTCCTACCATGAAAGCGCCAATAATTCTATTCACTTATTACAATCCCATTTTGCACCGGGGTATTAAGACATTTTTACTAAAAATTGCTGCGGCTGGAGTGCGCGGGTTGGTAGTACCAGACTTACCCTTAGAAGAAGCAGAAGAATTAATCCAAACTGCTGCCTCTTTTGGAATTGAGGTAATTTTACTTGTAGCTCCTACCAGTTCTAAAGATAGAATTTTAGCGATCGCTCGTCAATCTCAAGGTTTTATCTACCTAGTAAGCGTCACCGGAGTTACAGGTATCCGCGCTCAAATCCAAGACCGCGTAAAAGATTTAATTACCGACTTGCGAAGCGTCACCGATAAACCTATCGGCGTTGGTTTTGGCATCTCAGCACCAGAACAAGCGCATCAAGTCATGGAATGGGGAGCAGATGCGGTGATTGTTGGTAGCGCCTTCGTCAAACGTTTAGCTGAAGGTAGCCCAACTGAGAGATTGCAAGCCGTGGAAAAATTTTGTCAGGAACTCAAAGCAGCAATTACCCCAGTATCCCTGCAACAAGTTGGTTCCGCAAAGTAA
- the trpC gene encoding indole-3-glycerol phosphate synthase TrpC, which yields MIKQVTTSRHILEEIVLHKRQEVAQMQQEFSLADLQQQLIAAPTIRNFLAALQQNPQQPSLIAEVKKASPSRGIIRADFDPVAIAQAYERGGAACLSVLTDHKFFQGSFDNLRGIRQQVALPLLCKEFIIDPYQIYLARTAGADAVLLIAAILSDQELQSFLRLIHYLGMNALVEVHTLAELDRVLKLDDLHLVGINNRNLENFTVDLGITQQLLTQRQQYLQSLDITVVSESGLYTPADLSFVAEAGVRAVLVGESLVKQSDVEQAVRSLLSLS from the coding sequence ATGATTAAGCAAGTTACGACTTCCCGCCATATTCTTGAAGAAATTGTGTTGCATAAAAGGCAAGAAGTTGCACAGATGCAGCAAGAATTTTCTTTAGCTGATTTGCAACAGCAATTAATTGCGGCTCCAACTATCCGAAATTTCCTGGCTGCTTTACAACAAAATCCTCAGCAACCTAGCTTAATTGCCGAGGTAAAAAAAGCATCACCTAGCCGTGGGATTATTCGGGCAGATTTTGACCCTGTAGCGATCGCTCAAGCTTATGAACGAGGTGGTGCAGCTTGTCTATCAGTCCTCACTGATCATAAGTTTTTTCAGGGCAGTTTTGATAATCTGCGTGGTATCCGTCAGCAAGTAGCATTACCCCTACTGTGTAAGGAGTTCATCATTGACCCCTATCAAATTTATTTAGCACGGACAGCAGGCGCAGATGCAGTTTTGTTGATTGCCGCTATCTTATCAGACCAAGAACTTCAAAGCTTTTTGCGACTGATTCACTATTTGGGCATGAATGCACTGGTAGAAGTCCATACTTTAGCTGAACTAGATCGAGTGCTTAAGCTTGACGATTTACATTTAGTAGGAATCAACAATCGCAATTTAGAAAATTTTACCGTTGATTTAGGAATAACACAGCAACTTTTAACACAGCGCCAGCAATATTTGCAAAGTTTAGATATCACCGTCGTTAGTGAGTCTGGACTTTATACACCTGCTGATTTATCTTTTGTTGCTGAAGCTGGTGTCCGTGCGGTTTTGGTTGGAGAGTCTTTAGTTAAACAAAGCGATGTAGAACAAGCTGTGCGTAGTCTTTTGAGCCTTTCTTAG